A region of the Geomonas subterranea genome:
ACCAACATCATCAGGCGGATGCTCCAGTCCTCGGGCGCGGAGGTGATCCACCTGGGACACAACCGCTCCGTGGACGCCATCGTCACCGCCGCCATCCAGGAGGACGCACAGGGGATCGCGGTGAGCTGCTACCAGGGGGGGCATGTCCCGTTCTTCAAGTACATCTGCGACCTGCTCCGGGAGCGCGGCGCCGACCACATCAGGGTGTTCGGGGGGGGGGGCGGGGTCATCGTCCCGGAGGAGATCCGCGAGATCGAGGAGTACGGCGTCAGCAAGATCTTCTCCCCCGAGGACGGCAGGCGCATGGGGCTGCAGGGGATGATCAACCACATGATGGCGCTGTGCGACTTCACGCCTGAGCGCGACACGGAGCGGGAGATCGAGCGGCTCAAGGAGCGGGATATCCGCGCCGTCAACACGCTGATCACCCTGGCCGAGCAGGCGGTCCACGACCAGAACGAAGGGTACGGGGCGGTTCGGAACCGGATCAGGAGCATGGCTCGCGACGTACCGGTGGTCGGGATCACGGGGACCGGCGGGGCGGGGAAAAGCTCGCTCACCGACGAACTGGTGCGCCGCTTTGTCAGGGACTTCCCGGAGAAGAGCGTGGCGATCCTGGCGGTGGACCCCTCGCGGCAGCGCACCGGCGGCGCGCTCCTGGGCGACCGGATCAGGATGAATTCCATCAACAGCGACCGGATCTACATGCGCTCCCTGGCCACCCGCGATTCCCGTTCGGAGCTCTCGGCGGCGATACGGGATGCCCTTGACGTCGTGCGCGCCTCGGGCTTCGACCTGGTCATCGTGGAGACCTCCGGGATCGGGCAGGGGGATGCGGGGGTGGTCGAAATTTGCGATGTGTCGCTCTACGTCATGACCTGCGAGTTCGGAGCACCGACCCAGCTCGAGAAGATCGACATGCTGGACTTCGCCGACCTGGTGGCGCTCAACAAGTTCGAGCGCAAGGGGGCCGAGGACGCGCTGCGCAACGTGCGCAAGCAGTACCGCCGCAACCGGAACCTCTTCGAGATCCCCGATGCTGAACTCCCGGTCTACGGCACCATCGCCTCGCAGTTCAACGACCCCGGCACCAACGTGCTGTACCGTGCCCTCTTGGACCGGGTCAACGAGAAGAAGGAGAGCGGATGGCAGTCGCGCCTGCAGATCGCCGAGCGAGAGAGCCTGAAGCAGTACATCATCCCGCCGGACCGGGTGCACTACCTGGGCGAGATCGTCCAGGCCGTGCGCGGCTACCGCAAGGGAGTGGAGGAGCAGGCGGCCGTGGCGCGGACCCTGTTTCAGCTCTCCGGGGCCAGGAGGGAGGTGAAGGGCGAGGGGACCATCGCCGAACTGGAGCAACTGATCGGTTCTTTCTCCGCCAGGCTGCAGGAAGAGCCGCGCCGCATCATCGACGGCTGGAAGGGGCTCAAGGAGTGCTACCGCCAGGACGCCCAGGTGACCAAGGTACGCGACAAGGAGATCCGCACCGAACTCTACACCACGTCCCTCTCCGGGACGAAGATCCCCAAGGTCTGTCTCCCGGACTACGAGGACTGGGGGGAGATCGTCAAGTGGTCCATGAAGGAGAACCTCCCCGGCTTCTTCCCATTCACGGCTGGCGTCTTCCCCTTCAAGCGCGCGGAGGAGGATCCCAAGCGTCAGTTCGCCGGGGAGGGGACCCCGGAGCGGACCAACAGGCGCTTCCATTACCTGTGCCAGGACGATGGCGCCAAGCGCCTTTCCACCGCCTTCGACAGCGTCACCCTCTACGGCGAGGACCCGGATTACCCCCCCGACATCTACGGCAAGGTGGGGGAGAGCGGGGTTTCCATCTGCACCGTCGAGGACATGGAGAAGCTCTAC
Encoded here:
- the icmF gene encoding fused isobutyryl-CoA mutase/GTPase IcmF, with amino-acid sequence MHIAAAEPYRSRHKIRFVTATSLFDGHDAATNIIRRMLQSSGAEVIHLGHNRSVDAIVTAAIQEDAQGIAVSCYQGGHVPFFKYICDLLRERGADHIRVFGGGGGVIVPEEIREIEEYGVSKIFSPEDGRRMGLQGMINHMMALCDFTPERDTEREIERLKERDIRAVNTLITLAEQAVHDQNEGYGAVRNRIRSMARDVPVVGITGTGGAGKSSLTDELVRRFVRDFPEKSVAILAVDPSRQRTGGALLGDRIRMNSINSDRIYMRSLATRDSRSELSAAIRDALDVVRASGFDLVIVETSGIGQGDAGVVEICDVSLYVMTCEFGAPTQLEKIDMLDFADLVALNKFERKGAEDALRNVRKQYRRNRNLFEIPDAELPVYGTIASQFNDPGTNVLYRALLDRVNEKKESGWQSRLQIAERESLKQYIIPPDRVHYLGEIVQAVRGYRKGVEEQAAVARTLFQLSGARREVKGEGTIAELEQLIGSFSARLQEEPRRIIDGWKGLKECYRQDAQVTKVRDKEIRTELYTTSLSGTKIPKVCLPDYEDWGEIVKWSMKENLPGFFPFTAGVFPFKRAEEDPKRQFAGEGTPERTNRRFHYLCQDDGAKRLSTAFDSVTLYGEDPDYPPDIYGKVGESGVSICTVEDMEKLYAGFDLCAPSTSVSITINGPAPIMLAFFFNAAIRQQLEQFKNAHGREPSPAEYAELKARTLQTVRGTVQADILKEDQGQNTCIFSTEFALRMMGDIQQYFIEQQVRNYYSVSISGYHIAEAGANPISQLAFTLSNGFTYVEYYLSRGMKIDDFAPNLSYFFSNGLDPEYTVIGRVARRIWAVVMREKYGANDRSQKLKYHIQTSGRSLHAQEMDFNDIRTTLQALMALYDNCNSLHTNAYDEAVTTPSEESVRRAMAVQMIITKELGLARNENPLQGAFIIDELTDLVEEAVLAEFERIDQRGGVLGAMETQYQRSKIQDESMLYEARKHSGELPIIGVNTFLNPHAGEEGYQIPGELARATVEEKEQQIRNLRAFQERHKDEAPLALKRLQETAVAGGNIFAELMETVRCASLGQITRALYEVGGEYRRNM